In Brassica napus cultivar Da-Ae chromosome C2, Da-Ae, whole genome shotgun sequence, the sequence TCGGTCGGTGATTCAGTTTTCAGatcgaagagagagaaagatgcGAAACAGGAAAACAAGACACTGTTGTGTAATAATAATTGGATCACTTTTAGCTTGGGCTTTGGGCCTGACATATCGAGCCTTTGGATTTGCGTGAATTAACTTTCATACCATGATTACTTGCAACGCAAGGAACAGTTTAATTATTCCAAGCGGCAAAGAGTTTACccctgagtttttttttttcctttttttggtaaaaaaaaagtataatagTTTACCCCTGAGTTAACCTAACATGacaatttaaaagtttaaagaaaacaaattgtaaattgattctatttattattgttCTAATAGAAAACTATTGCATTAACCAATGTAATACAACAAAGAGATCTGATATTCAAAGTGCGACAAATATTTCAAGTTCGCAGGAAGTTTTTTCGatcattttagttatttatttgttgtttcttattgttttatatgtatttatataatttagttacaatctaaataataaataatttttccagttattaaaagaaaaaaaaaattgaaattataacaTTATTACATTGACGCCTTTTCATTCGGTAATTTATATGTGGTTTTATATGCGGTTTTGTTTACAGCTTgtaaagattttataaaaaaaaatatttaatctatataattgttaataaattatttttctagaATTCAAAACTCGATCTCTTAATGAAACCAATAGATCAACACACAAATATTAGCTGGTACATATTCGAATAAATCTAAGAATTGGATTATAACATTATtgacaacaaaaacaaatatacaaagAGGCCGGCCACGTACGACTTTtgtaaaagaaatattaaatcaaaattttaaacaatagcAAAATGGTGATAAAAATGCTGGAGGAAGCAAAGGAAGAAGATAGAAGACAGAAGACAGAAGAGATGGGAAATGAGAATGGAGAAAGAAAGGGAGAGTTCATAAACCAAAACAAcaatgacttcttccttgattcAATGTCAATGCTCTCCTCTCTCCCTCCTTGCTGGGACTCTTCTCTTCCCCCtcctcatcctcctcctccgcaCTCTCTGACCGTCGACGCCTCTTTCCCCGACCAGTTCCATCAACCTCAGGCACCAAACTATCACATTACATCATGATAAAGAATGTTTTTGATTCCTTGCATCACAtcttcttgtgttattgtttgtCAATGCAGGAGTCAGGTGGTCCAACAATAGGCAGCCAAGATGGGTTGCAGGGACAAGGGACAGTCTCGACCACGAGTGCACCTGTGGCTCGTCAAAAGCCAAGGGTGCGAGCTAGGAGAGGTCAAGCCACCGATCCTCACAGCATAGCTGAGCGGGTATATATCTTCATTGTTCACTTCTTCCATCTCCTCTATTATTATGTGTTTCTGATTGTATTGTTTTGACTAGTTGAGAAGAGAACGCATTGCAGAGCGTATGAAGTCTCTTCAAGAACTGGTTCCCAACACCAACAAGGTACTCAATACTTTCCTGATTTATATAACTCTTGTCTGGATCTGCGTTAACCTAATTGGTTGATGCAGACGGACAAGGCATCGATGCTGGACGAGATCATCGAGTATGTTAGATTCCTTCAGCTGCAAGTCAAGGTACTAAGCATGAGCAGATTGGGAGGTGCAGGTGCAGTTGGTCCACGCCTCAACGGTCTCACTTCCGAGGTCAGTTTCTTATTCTCTTATTCAGGGTTAGATCTGAGATTTAGGAAACTACAGTATAAACATGTTTaccttaattttaattttttaaaaaattgaggTCATACGCCCTATACATAATACCTCTTTAAATTGTTATGAAACAAAATAGCAAGTCTTTAAAATATGGAGATAAGCAAATGTTTTATTCGGATGTTGCCAGAACCGGCCTGTCTTTATGGCTTTTTATATTAACAACCATCATGGTTTTTGGGTAATGTAGGTAGGAGCACGGCTCAACGCCCTCTCTGGACCGTGCAATGGCTTAAACGGGAAAGGAAACGCAACAGGATCTTCCAACGAGAGCTTAAGGTCAACAGAAAATAGGGTGGCAAAGCTGATGGAAGAAGACATGGGATCTGCAATGCAGTACCTTCAAGGGAAAGGGCTTTGCTTAATGCCCATCTCTCTCGCAACTGCAATGTCATCTACATCTAATCACTCTCGTGGAGCTCTCTTTAACCCCAAATCCAATGTGTTAGCAGCAGAGGAGGAAAATGTAGCAGCAGTAGCTGCACCTGAAGACTCCTCTCCTATGGATGATGTATCTGCCTCCAAGGGCTAAACCACAGGATCTCTCATCATGTGTTTCATTTTTCCTGTCTTAAGTCAAATGttatctatttactattttaaCTGTAATGcattaaataaatttacaacACAGACAAGACAGAAACACTTGTAATTGTACACATATACGTGTCTGGTTGTAGATACAGAACAGAGGTGGTGGGGCAGGAATATAAGAGACGTGCATTCCACGTCTTTCTCAGCTCGCGGTGTGTCAACGTTGCTATCGTTTGTTCAACCGAATGTAAGTGGAACCAGTATAATATTGAAACACGTTAAAGCGTGgcattttctataaattatattatatatctaggTAGTGCCCAGTTCATGAACCTCCCCGGCTATTGGATAACCAAGAATAAGACTTATCCGTTAGAAGCAGATGAAGACATATAACACACATTCCTAATTTCCTTAAGTTTGAATAACTCACGTTTCAGTAACTCATCCTAACGATGAATAAGATTggtttaagatatttaaatgtGAGTAACAGAGGACATCATATTCACATTCTAATATGTATAGAAGCTGTGTAATGAAGTAACAGATGATCCCTAACTAAAAACTAGAGAAATTATTACATTATGTTTACATATGGGCAGGAGGAAATTTAAGAAATTTTCTTTAGTTTATTcggcatcatcatcatataagaatttcttttaagtttaagtacttgttcttcttcttcttcttcttcttcttcttcttcttcgttgtctactacatcttcttcttcttcatcttcatcatcgtcTTGATCAGTCGTCCAAATCATCTTTTGCTGATAATATCTAAAGGCAACGAATAACATGAATGCTGCCCAGACACGCGCAACGACGGATGAGAGGTTCCAGACGAGGGTGAAGAGTGCCAAAGCCACCGCCTTTTTGTGGTTGCACGTTTCCCATGCGTCCTTGAATCTCCTCAGCCAAAATATACCTGAAAATGTACACAACACCTGTTTGATTAACTGTCGCAACCAAGATGTAACATAAAAGGTGATGAAAGGTGTTGTTGATTACCGTAAGCAGAGAAGTGGGTTGAGTATGAGATGAAGATTTTAGGCACTGTAAATGCTCCCAGAAAGCCTATGCTCACACAATCAAAACACTCACAGCTCAGAATCTAAGCAACTACACTTTCTAAAACAAGAAACCTTGCAGTCCAGTGTTAGAAAATGGTAGAAGCAAAGTTACCAAATTTGGCAAGGTTCCAAAGAGTGATAGAAGGGCCCCATCTGGCCAAAATGAACAGCACCACTCCCATCTGaacatgatcatcatcatcatcatctttgttAAGCTCAATAGAGTGAAGGaaagagaggagaagaagaagaagactaacCTTAAGGGTGGTGGAAGGGTCGCCAGAGAAAAGGGATCGGAGTTGAAACAGGGACTCGTTGAGGTAAGGCATTATGAGTCTGAGTATCCTCTTCACATCTTCCTCTCTCACTCCAACCCCTTTATGCctctcctcct encodes:
- the LOC106417813 gene encoding transcription factor LRL3, translated to MVIKMLEEAKEEDRRQKTEEMGNENGERKGEFINQNNNDFFLDSMSMLSSLPPCWDSSLPPPHPPPPHSLTVDASFPDQFHQPQESGGPTIGSQDGLQGQGTVSTTSAPVARQKPRVRARRGQATDPHSIAERLRRERIAERMKSLQELVPNTNKTDKASMLDEIIEYVRFLQLQVKVLSMSRLGGAGAVGPRLNGLTSEVGARLNALSGPCNGLNGKGNATGSSNESLRSTENRVAKLMEEDMGSAMQYLQGKGLCLMPISLATAMSSTSNHSRGALFNPKSNVLAAEEENVAAVAAPEDSSPMDDVSASKG